In a single window of the Deinococcus reticulitermitis genome:
- a CDS encoding acetyl ornithine aminotransferase family protein: MTATQSKPRQPLLKTALPGPKSADIIARDKQHLSTSYMRPYPFVPDHGEGVWLTDADGNTMLDFFAGIAVTTAGHAHPHVVRAVQEEVTKFTHVCLTDYPQEITTSLAERLLAHVERPLPGGNAEKWRVFFGNSGAEAVEAAIKLARNHTGRTHIISTMGSFHGRTYGAITLTGSKTKYKRGFGPLLPAVSHVPYPNPFRPPLGSTPETCAQAVIDHIESLFVGILPADEVAAIIVEPMQGEGGYIVPPADFLPKLRQLCDQHGIMLIFDEVQAGMGRTGKMFSFQHFDVQPDMITLAKGIASGLPISALLAKESVMTWPVGSHGSTFGGNPVSAAAAHATLDLLEGKVKHPGCGESLMDNAREVGGFILSELRKMQADFPFLGDVRGEGLFIGLEFVGPDGAPDGKLRDRASMAMFEKGLLNLDCGEAVIRVSPPLILTREEAETGLAIMRETFTELSADQG; this comes from the coding sequence ATGACTGCGACCCAATCCAAACCCCGCCAGCCCCTCCTCAAAACCGCCCTCCCCGGCCCCAAATCCGCCGACATCATCGCCCGCGACAAGCAGCACCTCTCGACCTCCTACATGCGCCCGTACCCCTTCGTGCCGGACCACGGCGAGGGCGTGTGGCTGACCGACGCCGACGGCAACACCATGCTCGACTTCTTCGCGGGCATCGCGGTGACGACCGCCGGGCACGCCCACCCGCATGTGGTCCGGGCGGTGCAGGAAGAAGTCACCAAGTTCACCCACGTCTGCCTGACCGACTACCCGCAGGAAATCACCACGTCCCTTGCTGAGCGGCTGCTGGCCCACGTCGAGCGCCCCCTGCCCGGCGGCAACGCGGAGAAGTGGCGCGTGTTCTTCGGCAACTCGGGCGCCGAGGCGGTGGAGGCGGCGATCAAGCTCGCGCGCAATCACACCGGGCGCACGCACATCATCTCCACGATGGGCTCGTTTCACGGGCGCACCTACGGCGCGATCACGCTGACCGGCAGCAAGACGAAGTACAAGCGCGGCTTCGGCCCGCTGCTGCCTGCCGTCAGTCACGTGCCCTACCCCAACCCCTTCCGCCCGCCGCTGGGAAGCACGCCCGAGACCTGCGCCCAGGCCGTGATTGACCACATCGAGTCGCTGTTCGTGGGCATTCTGCCCGCCGATGAGGTGGCGGCCATCATCGTGGAGCCTATGCAGGGCGAGGGCGGGTACATCGTGCCGCCCGCCGACTTCCTGCCGAAGCTCCGGCAACTGTGCGACCAGCACGGCATCATGCTGATCTTCGACGAGGTGCAGGCCGGCATGGGCCGCACCGGCAAGATGTTCTCGTTCCAGCATTTTGATGTGCAGCCCGACATGATCACCCTGGCCAAGGGCATCGCCTCGGGGCTGCCGATCTCCGCGCTGCTCGCCAAGGAGAGCGTGATGACCTGGCCGGTGGGCTCGCACGGCAGTACGTTCGGCGGCAATCCGGTGTCGGCGGCAGCGGCGCACGCGACCCTCGATCTGCTGGAGGGGAAGGTCAAGCACCCCGGCTGCGGCGAGAGCCTGATGGACAATGCCCGCGAAGTCGGCGGCTTCATCCTGAGTGAACTGCGGAAGATGCAGGCCGACTTCCCGTTCCTGGGCGACGTGCGCGGCGAGGGCCTGTTTATCGGCCTAGAGTTCGTGGGGCCGGACGGCGCTCCAGACGGCAAGCTGCGCGACCGCGCGAGCATGGCGATGTTCGAGAAGGGCCTGCTCAACCTCGACTGCGGTGAGGCCGTGATCCGCGTCAGCCCGCCCCTGATCCTGACCCGCGAGGAAGCCGAAACCGGGTTGGCGATCATGCGCGAAACTTTCACCGAGCTGAGCGCCGACCAGGGCTAA
- a CDS encoding GNAT family N-acetyltransferase: MLTFQPVTPENEAHVARIFAGDEAQYWVHYNTYWLDNSRTVPGVEARLIYEAGASEPLGFIAYGQHYADEALTEAVLGSLEIIHMVIDAPHQRRGYGREATLQAIRALRDWPGQHRIVIAHNPSNGPARHLYESLGFVVCGENYDGDPLLELQGDPQ, encoded by the coding sequence ATGTTGACCTTCCAGCCGGTTACCCCCGAGAACGAAGCCCACGTCGCCCGAATCTTCGCCGGCGACGAGGCGCAGTACTGGGTGCACTACAACACCTACTGGCTGGACAACAGCCGCACCGTGCCCGGCGTGGAAGCGCGGCTGATCTACGAAGCCGGCGCGAGCGAGCCGCTCGGGTTCATCGCCTACGGGCAGCACTACGCCGACGAGGCTTTGACCGAAGCGGTCCTAGGCTCGCTGGAAATCATCCACATGGTGATTGACGCGCCGCACCAACGCCGGGGCTATGGCCGGGAAGCCACCTTGCAGGCCATCCGAGCATTGCGCGACTGGCCCGGCCAACACCGAATCGTGATCGCGCACAACCCCAGCAACGGCCCCGCCCGCCACCTCTACGAATCGCTCGGGTTCGTCGTCTGCGGCGAGAATTACGACGGCGACCCCCTGCTCGAACTCCAAGGAGACCCCCAATGA
- the ablA gene encoding lysine 2,3-aminomutase, with protein MPDSRALHPQTTVRAQTMLPRNHRAAKWQDVPDEQWYDWKWQLKNRINSVSELEEVLTLTDSERRGASAEGIFRLDITPYFASLMDAEDPTCPVRRQVIPTEEELQPFTSMMEDSLAEDKHSPVPGLVHRYPDRVLMLVTTQCASYCRYCTRSRIVGDPTETFNPAEYEAQLNYLRNTPQVRDVLLSGGDPLTLAPKVLGRLLSELRKIEHIEIIRIGTRVPVFMPMRVTQELCDTLAEHHPLWMNIHVNHPKEITPEVAEACDRLTRAGVPLGNQSVLLRGVNDHPVIMQKLVRELVKIRVRPYYIYQCDLVHGAGHLRTTVSKGLEIMESLRGHTSGYSVPTYVVDAPGGGGKIPVAPNYVLSHSPDKLILRNFEGYIAAYTEPTDYTGPDMAVPEEWKRKEPGQSGIFGLMEGERISIEPAGFSESHHRPGEIKHRLNSREDKWVAHGVGAVQVSDTAPDGKANMPIPVHSGD; from the coding sequence ATGCCCGATTCCCGCGCCCTGCACCCGCAGACTACCGTCCGCGCGCAGACCATGCTGCCCCGCAACCACCGCGCCGCCAAGTGGCAGGATGTGCCCGACGAGCAGTGGTACGACTGGAAATGGCAGCTGAAAAACCGCATCAATTCGGTCTCGGAACTCGAAGAGGTGCTGACGCTGACCGATTCCGAGCGTCGGGGAGCGAGCGCCGAGGGCATCTTCCGCCTCGACATCACGCCGTACTTCGCCTCTCTGATGGACGCCGAGGACCCCACCTGCCCAGTGCGCCGCCAGGTGATTCCCACCGAGGAAGAACTCCAGCCCTTCACGTCCATGATGGAAGACAGTCTGGCCGAGGACAAGCACAGCCCCGTCCCCGGCCTGGTTCACCGCTACCCCGACCGCGTGCTGATGCTGGTGACGACCCAGTGCGCCTCGTACTGCCGCTACTGCACGCGCTCGCGCATCGTGGGCGACCCCACCGAGACCTTCAACCCCGCCGAGTACGAGGCGCAGCTGAACTACCTGCGCAACACCCCGCAGGTCCGCGACGTGCTGCTCTCCGGCGGTGACCCCCTGACCCTCGCGCCGAAGGTGCTGGGCCGCCTCCTGTCCGAACTGCGGAAAATCGAGCACATCGAAATCATCCGTATCGGCACCCGCGTGCCGGTGTTCATGCCCATGCGCGTGACCCAGGAACTGTGCGACACCCTCGCCGAGCACCATCCGCTGTGGATGAACATCCACGTGAACCACCCCAAGGAAATCACCCCGGAAGTCGCCGAGGCCTGTGACCGCCTTACGCGGGCCGGCGTGCCGCTGGGCAACCAGAGCGTGTTGCTGCGCGGCGTGAACGACCACCCGGTCATCATGCAAAAACTCGTGCGCGAGCTTGTCAAAATCCGCGTGCGGCCCTACTACATCTACCAGTGCGACCTCGTTCACGGGGCCGGGCACCTGCGGACCACCGTCAGCAAGGGCCTGGAAATCATGGAGTCGCTGCGCGGCCACACCTCCGGCTACTCGGTGCCCACCTACGTCGTAGACGCGCCGGGCGGCGGCGGCAAGATTCCGGTGGCGCCCAACTACGTGCTCTCGCACAGCCCGGACAAGCTGATTCTGCGCAACTTCGAGGGCTACATCGCCGCCTACACCGAGCCGACTGATTACACGGGTCCCGACATGGCCGTGCCGGAAGAATGGAAGCGCAAGGAACCCGGCCAGAGCGGGATTTTCGGCCTGATGGAAGGCGAGCGCATCTCCATCGAGCCTGCCGGCTTCAGCGAGTCGCACCACCGCCCCGGCGAGATCAAGCACCGCCTGAACAGCCGCGAGGACAAGTGGGTGGCCCACGGCGTCGGCGCCGTGCAGGTCAGCGACACCGCCCCCGATGGCAAGGCGAACATGCCGATTCCGGTGCACAGCGGAGACTGA
- a CDS encoding VWA domain-containing protein, giving the protein MTQPTPDERLRRWRLLLGGPTRSGELADGTGCALGEHDRRLDAALAALYDSAPFGVPGQAPPKGKKEKAPKSAGLGQSAPAVAAWLGEVRELFPQSTVQIMQADAVEKLGLQTLLLEPELLNQIEPDVHMAGTLLSLKDAMPDHAKALARQVVGRVVSDLQARLAEPLRSAVTGSLNRSQRSRRPRQNEVDWGRTLLKNLRTYDPERRSVIPERLVGYGRARRKLKAVTLCLDQSGSMASSVVYAGIFGAVLASLPSLQTNVVVYDTGVVDLTEHLSDPVDVLFGVQLGGGTDTSPALEYCKGLLHHPEEHTFVLISDLYDSDGPQMIRRLREFAEMGVRVIVLPALDDDGTPSYHAEYAAQIAALGIPVFACTPDHFPDLMAAALQGADLNAWAAARGIVTARAGQS; this is encoded by the coding sequence ATGACCCAACCCACCCCCGACGAACGCCTGCGCCGCTGGCGGCTGCTGCTCGGCGGTCCCACACGCAGCGGCGAGCTGGCCGACGGCACCGGCTGCGCCCTCGGCGAGCACGACCGGCGCCTCGACGCGGCGCTGGCGGCCCTCTACGACAGCGCGCCTTTCGGCGTGCCGGGTCAGGCCCCGCCGAAGGGCAAGAAGGAGAAAGCCCCCAAAAGCGCCGGCCTCGGCCAGAGTGCGCCCGCGGTCGCTGCCTGGCTGGGCGAGGTGCGCGAACTGTTTCCGCAGAGCACCGTGCAGATCATGCAGGCCGACGCGGTGGAGAAACTGGGCCTCCAGACGCTGCTGCTCGAACCCGAACTCCTGAACCAGATCGAGCCCGACGTGCACATGGCCGGCACGCTCCTGAGCCTCAAGGATGCGATGCCCGACCACGCCAAGGCGCTGGCGCGGCAGGTGGTGGGGCGGGTGGTCAGCGACCTTCAGGCCCGCCTCGCCGAGCCGCTGCGCAGCGCCGTGACCGGCAGCCTCAACCGCTCGCAGCGCAGCCGCCGCCCCCGCCAGAACGAGGTGGACTGGGGCCGCACCCTCTTGAAAAACCTGCGCACCTACGACCCCGAGCGCCGCAGCGTGATTCCCGAGCGCCTGGTGGGCTACGGGCGGGCGCGGCGCAAACTCAAGGCCGTGACGCTCTGCCTCGATCAGTCGGGGAGCATGGCGTCGAGCGTGGTCTACGCCGGCATTTTCGGCGCGGTCCTCGCAAGCCTGCCGAGCCTCCAGACCAATGTCGTCGTGTACGACACGGGCGTCGTGGACCTGACCGAGCACCTCTCCGACCCGGTGGACGTGCTGTTCGGCGTGCAGCTGGGCGGCGGCACCGACACCTCGCCGGCGCTGGAGTACTGCAAGGGTCTGCTGCACCACCCGGAGGAGCACACCTTCGTCCTGATTTCCGACCTCTACGACTCCGACGGCCCGCAGATGATCCGCCGCCTGCGCGAGTTTGCCGAGATGGGCGTGCGGGTGATCGTGCTGCCGGCCCTGGACGACGACGGCACGCCGAGCTACCACGCCGAATACGCCGCGCAGATCGCTGCTCTGGGCATTCCGGTGTTCGCCTGCACGCCCGACCACTTCCCTGACCTGATGGCCGCCGCCCTGCAAGGCGCCGACCTGAACGCCTGGGCCGCAGCGCGCGGCATCGTGACGGCGCGGGCGGGCCAGAGCTGA